One Owenweeksia hongkongensis DSM 17368 genomic region harbors:
- a CDS encoding GNAT family N-acetyltransferase produces MIDFTIRKGEEKDIPALMQHIHDLAEFEKMPEEVDVTTETLLADWKDHKAYDFLVAELEGEVVGVSLYYPRYSTWKGRCFYLEDLIVQPHLRGNGIGLALLNATADEARKAGAIRLDWQVLDWNEDAVRFYERIGAHIEKEWWNCKWRIG; encoded by the coding sequence ATGATAGATTTCACCATCCGAAAGGGAGAGGAAAAAGATATTCCTGCATTAATGCAGCACATACACGATTTGGCAGAGTTTGAGAAAATGCCAGAAGAAGTAGATGTTACCACAGAAACCTTACTTGCCGATTGGAAAGATCACAAAGCCTATGATTTTTTGGTTGCTGAGTTGGAAGGAGAGGTTGTTGGAGTTTCTCTTTATTACCCACGCTATTCTACTTGGAAAGGACGCTGTTTTTATCTGGAGGATCTGATTGTTCAGCCGCATTTACGCGGCAATGGAATTGGTTTGGCACTTCTCAATGCCACGGCTGATGAAGCTCGAAAAGCTGGAGCTATCCGTCTCGATTGGCAAGTGCTTGATTGGAACGAAGATGCCGTTCGTTTTTACGAGCGTATTGGTGCCCACATCGAAAAGGAATGGTGGAACTGTAAGTGGAGGATAGGTTAG
- a CDS encoding PAS domain-containing protein — protein sequence MIASKKYSSPSLLRLQSKSQVTVCVLDRNIQERLEKMWSHRMLTHIDFKHIEPHQLWQNEHSDLIIFDTTTLNIYEGGLGDLPPCILLTSSEDDPIYKKNPIQKVSDYLFIDDLSPALLSKSIEYTIKLNDVNQKLYNKIEDYHQFIENNTLPVLIVDLTTQEILKANQAAVDLYGYSKDELQHISIRDIRPPEDIEIFEKTISGINDEAQTEYPNTFRHLTKDGQIIYVELKGMPISIKDRRVRMVLIEDVSDQMQSRDRLIESERRFKALVQNGSDIIALLSANAKLLYISPSIERVLGLKQEGVMDTSLFDFLHPDDVPLMQKTHADLPNATHQIKVGPYRVKNTDGDWRWLETTFLNKLNDSAINGIVASSRDITNQIQNQQKLEASIIRYKNIVDVASDIIYEFHLETREMKFVSNHSDSLFDYQNNQSLTRADWELLLHPEDRNNVIQYMSKVLANNEINQGLIEYRLRKKNGKYAHFQDRFFVLNKNDGHGQIQGALQDISLRKTHESIQEFENNMLTLYAKDNNEIKVVLEKALLAIETLIDGAMCSILKLTKGNCARHLSAPSIPPAYSQVIDGVSIGPKVGSCGTAMYEGSIIIVEDIATNPLWEDYKEIALKFGLKSCWSVPIKHQNGKVIGSFATYYNAIRKPDSFELELIQRAANVLGIIMENWQAREDLKQSNERYDIVARATNDIIWEYNLATEEMTSTEGLFQKFGYNKEEDHLHYKWWLSKIHPADKENVTQTILKHLRNDNPQLSHKYRFKTTRGDYRYILERLYVIKNDNQMPIRIIGAMEDITDKEKYLREIEKQNLLLKQISWDQSHKVRAPLARIMGLLNVMEATNKNDFENDEVLRYLSDSSKELDQIVRGVVSKIELMKNQPA from the coding sequence ATGATAGCATCCAAAAAATATTCAAGTCCCTCCCTGCTCAGGTTACAGTCAAAATCTCAAGTTACTGTGTGCGTATTAGACCGCAACATTCAGGAAAGATTGGAAAAAATGTGGAGCCACCGCATGTTGACTCACATAGATTTTAAGCATATAGAACCTCATCAATTATGGCAAAATGAGCATTCGGATCTAATAATTTTTGACACTACAACTCTTAATATTTATGAGGGTGGTTTGGGTGATTTACCTCCTTGCATTTTACTCACCTCATCCGAAGATGATCCTATCTACAAGAAAAACCCCATCCAAAAAGTGTCAGATTATCTTTTCATAGACGATTTATCCCCTGCACTTTTATCAAAAAGTATTGAATACACAATAAAACTGAATGATGTAAATCAAAAGCTTTATAATAAAATTGAAGATTACCATCAATTTATAGAGAATAATACCCTCCCTGTATTAATTGTTGATCTAACTACACAAGAAATATTAAAGGCAAACCAAGCAGCAGTTGACCTATATGGCTATTCTAAAGATGAACTTCAGCATATTTCGATACGAGATATAAGACCACCGGAAGACATAGAAATATTTGAAAAAACTATTTCTGGAATTAATGATGAGGCTCAAACTGAATATCCAAATACTTTTAGACACTTAACAAAAGATGGACAGATTATCTATGTAGAATTAAAGGGTATGCCTATTTCAATTAAAGACAGGCGGGTGAGAATGGTATTAATCGAGGATGTTAGTGACCAAATGCAATCCAGAGACCGATTAATAGAAAGTGAAAGGCGATTTAAAGCATTGGTTCAAAATGGATCAGACATAATCGCTCTACTTTCTGCGAACGCAAAATTATTATACATAAGCCCAAGTATAGAACGTGTTTTAGGTTTAAAGCAAGAAGGTGTTATGGACACATCCCTTTTTGACTTCCTTCATCCAGATGACGTTCCATTGATGCAAAAGACACATGCAGATTTGCCAAATGCCACTCATCAAATAAAAGTTGGACCGTATAGGGTAAAAAATACCGATGGTGATTGGAGATGGCTGGAGACTACTTTTTTAAATAAGCTAAATGATTCTGCCATAAATGGCATAGTTGCCTCTTCAAGAGACATTACTAACCAAATTCAAAATCAACAAAAACTTGAAGCTAGCATTATTCGTTATAAAAACATTGTTGACGTTGCAAGCGATATTATTTATGAGTTTCATCTAGAAACGCGTGAAATGAAATTTGTCAGCAATCACTCTGACTCACTATTCGATTATCAAAATAATCAAAGTCTTACAAGGGCTGACTGGGAATTACTACTTCATCCAGAGGATAGAAATAATGTTATTCAATACATGAGTAAGGTTCTTGCCAATAATGAAATAAACCAAGGACTAATCGAATATCGTCTTCGAAAGAAAAATGGCAAATACGCCCATTTCCAAGATCGCTTTTTTGTTCTAAATAAAAACGATGGTCATGGGCAAATACAAGGAGCTTTACAAGATATTAGTTTGCGTAAAACACATGAATCGATCCAGGAGTTCGAAAACAATATGCTAACGCTTTATGCAAAAGATAATAATGAAATAAAGGTTGTTTTAGAGAAAGCATTACTAGCAATTGAAACACTTATAGATGGAGCGATGTGCAGCATACTAAAATTAACAAAAGGTAATTGCGCCCGACACCTTAGCGCTCCCTCAATTCCACCCGCCTATTCACAAGTCATTGATGGGGTTTCCATAGGTCCAAAAGTGGGTTCTTGTGGAACAGCTATGTATGAGGGTTCAATAATCATAGTTGAAGATATCGCTACTAATCCTTTGTGGGAAGACTATAAAGAAATTGCACTAAAATTCGGTTTAAAATCTTGCTGGTCAGTACCTATTAAACATCAAAATGGTAAAGTTATCGGAAGTTTCGCTACTTATTATAATGCGATTCGGAAACCTGACAGTTTTGAGCTAGAACTCATTCAAAGGGCAGCAAACGTTCTTGGTATTATAATGGAAAACTGGCAGGCCCGCGAAGACCTCAAACAGTCAAATGAACGATACGACATAGTAGCTCGTGCTACCAATGATATTATTTGGGAGTATAATCTTGCTACAGAGGAAATGACATCCACCGAAGGGTTATTCCAAAAATTTGGATATAACAAAGAAGAGGATCATTTACATTACAAGTGGTGGCTTAGCAAAATACATCCCGCGGATAAAGAAAATGTCACTCAAACAATCTTAAAACATCTTCGAAACGATAATCCTCAACTTAGTCACAAATATAGATTTAAAACAACCCGTGGCGATTATCGTTACATTCTTGAGCGCTTATATGTGATCAAAAATGACAATCAAATGCCAATTAGAATAATTGGTGCCATGGAAGATATTACTGATAAAGAAAAATACTTACGTGAGATAGAAAAACAAAATCTTCTACTGAAACAAATTTCATGGGATCAGTCTCACAAAGTAAGAGCCCCTTTGGCTCGAATTATGGGTTTGCTAAATGTAATGGAGGCAACTAACAAAAATGACTTTGAAAATGATGAAGTTTTGCGTTATCTTTCTGATTCATCGAAAGAACTTGACCAAATTGTAAGAGGTGTGGTAAGTAAAATTGAACTTATGAAAAATCAACCCGCTTAA
- a CDS encoding response regulator, protein MAFEIIIIDDDKVFVWLQEKLVKKSELHAAPHCFLNAKDALNFIDNNLTPSSQYIILLDINMPIMNGWDFLDSIQQKPYTSQIDIIMLSSSIESSDKERARNYSLVKEYLEKPLTLELCKKLKQTL, encoded by the coding sequence ATGGCATTCGAAATAATCATAATAGACGATGATAAGGTGTTTGTTTGGCTCCAAGAAAAACTTGTGAAAAAAAGCGAATTGCATGCGGCACCTCATTGTTTTCTTAATGCAAAAGATGCCTTAAATTTTATAGATAATAATCTTACCCCAAGCTCCCAATATATAATTTTGCTTGACATTAATATGCCCATCATGAATGGTTGGGATTTCTTAGATTCAATCCAACAGAAACCTTACACCTCTCAAATTGATATAATAATGCTTAGCTCTTCTATTGAATCCAGTGATAAAGAGAGGGCTCGAAATTATTCTCTTGTCAAAGAATATTTGGAAAAACCGTTAACACTTGAGCTTTGTAAGAAGCTCAAGCAAACGCTTTAA
- a CDS encoding WD40/YVTN/BNR-like repeat-containing protein → MFKRIFFAGLSLCLYTTAVGQDSNPVANLSGKELFGDIKARQIGPALMSGRVTDLEPHPTDARVLYVGTAGGGVWKSSDGGATVYSVFDDYPQSIGNIAVDPNNPQTVWVGTGEIWTRNSTSIGYGLYKTTDGGNNWDEVPGFEKSERISSIEINPNNSDEIYIGVLGALWGDSENRGVYKTTDGGKTWNKIFYIGPGTGVSDLVMDLTNPNILYASMWEFRRTGWSFNSGGEKSALYKSTDGGKNWKKIHKGFPSGKLGRIAFAMAPSNSQILYTAIEAEKDSEKGLYRSDDGGASWKHLNNDFGIVVRPFYFSRIVVDPRNPDILVKGGLFGSLSRDGGKTFKSLGNMHADIHDITYDIKDSDRMYVGTDGGLYRSWDAGTTMEMVENMPVSQFYHIDVDDKTPYNVYGGLQDNGSWYGPTSSPGGVEARDWNRIGYGDGFRVLKHPTKDIIYSEMQGAENVWRYDIKKNQQKTVQPLKAEGDPKLRFNWNAPMTTSAHKPDRLYIGSQFVHRSDDMGDTWEKVSPDLTTNDPKKQNQENSGGLSKDNSGAENHTTIFTIAESPLDENILWVGTDDGNVQLTTDGGKKWKNLVGNIEGLPKNTWVYHIEASHHDKGTAYAVFDGHTKNDMNTYVYKTSDYGKTWKSLATPNIEGFARAFQEDLKNPNLLFLGTELGLYISIDGGTSWKKFTNNFPATAVHYLTMQKNTLDLVAGTHGRGVIIIDDVAILRELTPENLEKDVHFFSTKPAMMMEESGFGGASTETQFVGPNPTRQAVISYYLKKRHTFGKMTMEIQDMDGNLISEIGPNKSRGINIVTWNYATRQPKVAKGKSFAYGGFVSPNVEAGTYKAVLKKGKETYETEFTVLNDSTSLITPEERKMNREFTMELYNMTEQLAYMVYEIDETIATAEKLKKADPAAAKTAQAVIDDLNGLKKTLVTTTGDNYVGRAENELREDMLDLYSKIATRFDKPTPAEYDNLKVVVDEYGEAQKKFEKIKDGSVKKMQKQLEKSEMDSPEIESFESFIKG, encoded by the coding sequence ATGTTTAAACGTATTTTTTTTGCGGGTTTATCCTTGTGCCTATATACAACTGCTGTAGGACAAGATTCTAATCCGGTCGCAAACCTTTCCGGCAAAGAACTTTTTGGAGACATCAAAGCCAGACAAATTGGACCTGCACTTATGAGCGGCAGGGTGACTGACCTTGAACCTCATCCAACTGATGCACGCGTACTTTATGTAGGCACCGCTGGTGGTGGTGTATGGAAAAGCAGTGATGGTGGAGCCACCGTTTACTCCGTTTTTGATGACTATCCACAATCTATTGGAAATATTGCGGTAGACCCAAATAATCCACAAACGGTATGGGTAGGAACTGGCGAAATATGGACACGAAATAGCACCTCTATAGGTTACGGGCTTTACAAAACTACCGATGGCGGAAATAACTGGGATGAAGTTCCGGGTTTTGAAAAAAGTGAACGCATTAGCAGCATTGAAATAAACCCCAACAATAGTGATGAAATATACATTGGTGTGCTTGGTGCTCTATGGGGCGATAGCGAAAACCGAGGCGTATATAAAACTACAGATGGTGGTAAAACCTGGAATAAAATTTTCTATATAGGCCCGGGAACTGGTGTAAGTGATTTGGTGATGGACCTTACTAATCCGAACATTCTTTATGCATCTATGTGGGAATTTAGGAGAACCGGTTGGTCGTTTAATTCTGGTGGTGAAAAAAGTGCTCTTTATAAATCTACCGATGGTGGTAAAAACTGGAAGAAGATTCATAAGGGCTTCCCCTCTGGTAAATTAGGCCGAATTGCCTTTGCCATGGCACCATCCAATTCACAAATTTTATACACGGCTATAGAGGCCGAGAAAGATTCAGAAAAAGGACTTTACCGCTCCGATGATGGAGGCGCTAGTTGGAAACACCTCAACAATGATTTCGGGATTGTGGTGCGCCCATTCTATTTCTCACGAATTGTAGTAGACCCACGCAATCCAGATATTTTGGTAAAAGGAGGACTGTTTGGCTCATTGAGTCGCGATGGAGGAAAGACCTTTAAAAGTCTGGGAAATATGCATGCCGACATCCATGACATAACGTATGATATCAAAGATTCGGACCGAATGTACGTTGGAACAGATGGTGGACTTTACCGCTCATGGGATGCCGGAACCACCATGGAAATGGTTGAAAACATGCCTGTTTCTCAATTTTATCATATTGATGTGGATGATAAAACCCCCTACAATGTATATGGTGGCCTTCAGGATAATGGCTCGTGGTACGGCCCCACTTCTTCACCCGGTGGTGTGGAGGCACGTGATTGGAACCGAATTGGTTATGGAGACGGCTTTCGAGTACTAAAGCACCCTACCAAAGACATTATCTATTCTGAAATGCAGGGAGCTGAAAACGTGTGGCGCTATGACATTAAGAAAAACCAACAAAAAACGGTGCAACCGCTAAAAGCTGAGGGTGACCCTAAACTCCGCTTTAACTGGAATGCCCCTATGACAACCAGTGCTCACAAACCTGACAGACTTTACATAGGTAGCCAGTTTGTACATCGCTCAGACGATATGGGCGATACATGGGAGAAAGTATCTCCAGACCTGACAACCAATGACCCAAAAAAGCAGAATCAGGAGAATTCAGGAGGTCTTTCAAAAGATAACTCGGGAGCGGAAAACCACACTACCATTTTTACTATTGCCGAGTCACCATTGGATGAAAATATTCTTTGGGTTGGTACAGATGATGGCAATGTGCAACTGACTACTGATGGCGGGAAAAAGTGGAAAAACCTAGTAGGGAACATTGAAGGATTGCCCAAAAACACTTGGGTATATCATATTGAAGCAAGCCATCATGATAAAGGCACGGCTTACGCTGTGTTTGACGGGCACACCAAAAATGATATGAATACTTATGTGTATAAGACCTCTGATTATGGAAAAACGTGGAAATCATTGGCCACCCCAAATATTGAAGGTTTTGCCAGAGCTTTTCAAGAGGATTTAAAAAACCCAAATCTTCTGTTTTTAGGAACAGAGCTTGGCCTTTACATTAGTATAGATGGAGGAACTTCTTGGAAAAAGTTCACCAACAATTTTCCCGCAACAGCGGTGCACTACCTCACCATGCAAAAAAATACGCTTGACCTTGTAGCAGGTACCCATGGCCGTGGAGTTATCATTATTGATGACGTGGCTATTTTACGTGAGCTCACTCCAGAGAATCTGGAGAAAGATGTTCACTTCTTTAGCACCAAACCAGCAATGATGATGGAGGAGAGCGGATTTGGTGGAGCCAGTACAGAAACGCAGTTTGTGGGCCCCAACCCTACTCGCCAAGCCGTAATTTCATACTACCTCAAAAAGCGCCACACGTTTGGGAAGATGACCATGGAAATTCAGGATATGGATGGTAATCTCATTTCTGAAATTGGCCCCAATAAATCGCGGGGAATAAACATAGTAACTTGGAATTATGCCACTCGTCAACCCAAAGTGGCCAAAGGAAAGTCGTTTGCCTACGGTGGATTTGTCTCTCCAAACGTAGAAGCTGGCACATATAAGGCTGTTCTCAAAAAAGGGAAAGAAACCTATGAAACTGAATTTACCGTTTTGAACGATTCCACCTCATTGATTACACCTGAAGAACGGAAAATGAATCGTGAGTTTACCATGGAGCTTTACAATATGACAGAGCAATTGGCCTACATGGTTTATGAAATAGATGAAACCATTGCCACAGCCGAAAAGCTTAAGAAAGCCGACCCCGCTGCTGCTAAAACTGCTCAGGCGGTGATTGACGACCTCAACGGATTAAAGAAAACCTTGGTAACCACCACTGGTGACAATTATGTAGGCCGTGCCGAAAATGAGCTTCGTGAAGACATGCTGGATTTGTATAGCAAAATTGCCACCCGCTTTGACAAGCCAACACCCGCTGAATATGACAATCTAAAAGTGGTGGTTGACGAGTATGGTGAGGCTCAAAAGAAGTTTGAGAAAATAAAGGATGGTTCTGTAAAGAAAATGCAGAAGCAGCTCGAGAAAAGTGAAATGGATTCTCCAGAAATTGAAAGCTTCGAAAGCTTTATTAAAGGATAA
- a CDS encoding aspartate kinase — translation MKVFKFGGASVKDAESVKNVANVLGHFPGEEILIVVSAMGKTTNALEELVQKFYNGKEGCSDIITKIKQDHFSIIDELFPSDEHRVHNDIEILITQLQIITQGTPEGNFNQVYDQIVSFGELISTKIVSSYLNSSGYQNKWLDARRLIRTDQNFRFARVDWSFTERMVKDTIKPGNRYVIQGFIGSDDDLNPTTLGREGSDYTASVLGYVLGAEEVVIWKDVPGVLNGDPKVFDNVELLNEISYREAIELAYYGASVIHPKTIQPLQKKLIPLRVKSFVNPSEVGTLIREGSDLSPFLPCFIKKDNQTLITISTRDLAFIVEDHLSMIYKTLHQFGVRVNMTQNTAISSSFCINNDPITVPKLIEELGKDFDITYNEGVNLYSVRHYDDNAVSRVKKSGEILLEQISRNTYQVVTI, via the coding sequence ATGAAAGTTTTTAAGTTTGGAGGAGCCTCAGTAAAAGATGCTGAGAGTGTGAAAAATGTAGCCAATGTACTTGGCCATTTTCCAGGAGAAGAGATTTTAATAGTAGTTTCTGCTATGGGTAAAACTACCAATGCTTTGGAGGAGTTGGTGCAGAAGTTTTACAATGGAAAGGAGGGCTGCTCCGATATTATCACTAAAATTAAACAGGATCATTTTTCCATTATCGATGAGCTGTTTCCATCAGATGAACATCGTGTTCATAATGATATCGAGATTCTTATCACTCAACTTCAAATCATTACTCAAGGTACACCAGAAGGTAACTTCAATCAGGTGTATGATCAGATTGTTTCTTTTGGTGAATTGATTTCTACCAAAATTGTAAGCAGCTACCTTAATAGTTCGGGCTATCAAAACAAGTGGCTCGATGCACGCAGGCTTATTCGCACTGATCAAAATTTCCGTTTTGCAAGAGTAGATTGGTCATTTACCGAAAGGATGGTAAAGGATACTATAAAGCCAGGCAACCGTTATGTTATTCAAGGTTTCATCGGTTCTGATGACGATTTAAACCCTACAACTTTAGGTAGAGAAGGCTCGGATTACACGGCATCGGTTTTGGGTTATGTGCTTGGCGCAGAAGAAGTGGTTATTTGGAAAGATGTACCGGGAGTTTTGAATGGGGATCCAAAGGTGTTTGATAATGTAGAATTACTGAATGAAATAAGCTACCGTGAGGCAATTGAGCTTGCCTACTATGGAGCTTCGGTAATTCACCCAAAAACCATTCAGCCACTACAGAAGAAGTTGATTCCACTTCGCGTAAAGTCTTTTGTGAACCCTTCTGAGGTGGGCACACTTATTCGTGAAGGTTCTGATTTGAGTCCATTCCTTCCTTGTTTTATCAAAAAGGATAATCAAACTTTAATAACCATTTCTACCCGTGACTTGGCTTTTATTGTAGAAGACCACCTTAGTATGATTTATAAAACGCTACATCAGTTTGGTGTTCGCGTAAATATGACTCAGAACACAGCAATTAGCTCGTCCTTTTGTATTAATAATGACCCTATTACCGTTCCTAAATTGATCGAAGAATTAGGGAAGGATTTTGATATAACTTACAATGAAGGCGTAAATTTATATAGTGTGCGCCACTATGATGATAATGCGGTTTCCAGAGTTAAAAAGTCAGGTGAAATACTTCTGGAGCAAATAAGCAGAAATACTTATCAGGTGGTTACTATCTAG
- the rfbB gene encoding dTDP-glucose 4,6-dehydratase gives MSAKKILITGGAGFIGSHVVRLFVNKYPEYKIYNLDALTYAGNLENLKDIEDKENYEFIKADIVDGDAMDKLFADYKFDSVIHLAAESHVDRSITDPLSFVKTNIIGTVNLLNSFRDTWKGNFEGKLFYHISTDEVYGTLGETGLFEETTSYDPNSPYSASKASSDHFVRAYGETYGLPHVITNCSNNYGPNQFPEKLIPLFIHNIKHNKSLPVYGDGKYTRDWLYVIDHARAIDQVFHDGKEGETYNIGGFNEWQNIDLIKILIKQMDEKLGREVGESEKLITYVTDRPGHDRRYAIDANKIKNELGWEPSVTFEEGLSETIDWYLQNDEWLNNVTSGDYKKYYKQMYNER, from the coding sequence ATGTCAGCTAAAAAAATATTAATCACAGGTGGTGCCGGTTTTATCGGTTCACATGTGGTGCGTCTTTTCGTAAATAAATATCCTGAATACAAGATTTATAACCTTGATGCTCTTACCTATGCGGGTAATCTTGAAAATCTTAAGGATATTGAGGATAAAGAGAATTACGAGTTTATAAAAGCTGACATTGTGGATGGTGATGCCATGGACAAGCTGTTTGCTGATTATAAGTTTGACAGTGTAATTCATTTGGCAGCAGAAAGTCATGTCGATCGCTCTATCACTGATCCTCTTAGTTTTGTAAAGACAAACATCATTGGCACTGTAAACTTGCTAAACTCTTTCAGAGATACCTGGAAAGGTAATTTTGAAGGCAAGCTTTTTTACCACATTAGTACAGATGAGGTGTATGGAACATTAGGAGAAACGGGTCTTTTTGAGGAGACTACTTCTTACGATCCAAACTCTCCATACTCTGCTTCTAAAGCAAGTTCTGATCATTTTGTGAGAGCTTATGGTGAAACCTATGGTTTGCCGCACGTGATTACAAACTGTTCCAATAACTATGGTCCAAATCAGTTTCCTGAGAAGTTGATTCCATTGTTTATTCACAACATAAAACACAACAAATCACTGCCTGTATACGGAGATGGTAAATACACCCGTGACTGGCTTTATGTGATTGATCACGCTCGTGCCATTGATCAGGTTTTCCATGATGGAAAAGAAGGTGAGACCTACAATATTGGTGGTTTTAACGAGTGGCAAAATATTGACTTAATCAAGATTTTGATTAAGCAGATGGACGAAAAATTGGGCCGTGAAGTTGGCGAATCTGAAAAGTTGATTACCTATGTAACCGACCGCCCAGGTCACGATAGACGATATGCTATTGATGCCAATAAAATTAAGAACGAGTTGGGCTGGGAGCCATCGGTTACTTTTGAAGAGGGCCTTTCTGAAACTATAGATTGGTACCTTCAAAATGATGAGTGGCTAAACAATGTTACCTCTGGTGACTACAAGAAGTACTATAAACAGATGTATAACGAGCGCTAA
- the lysA gene encoding diaminopimelate decarboxylase, giving the protein MQITEGNYQISGVNALDLCKEYGTPLYVYDTAKMEAQYKRLTKAFKGTKHKMNYACKALSNINVLRFFKDLGSGLDTVSIQEVQLGLKAGFAPDDIIFTPNGVSFEEIKKAVDFGVRINIDNLSILEQFGSYYGGTYPVCIRLNPHIMAGGNIKISVGHIDSKFGISIHQTRHLERLVKSLGIKVEGVHMHTGSDILDVDVFLQGADLLLNVARDFPDLKYIDFGSGFKVAYKPNDISTDVEELGKKMTKIFKEFCAEYGRELEIEFEPGKFLVSESGYFFCKVNVIKQTTATVFAGVDTGMNHLIRPMFYDSYHHIENVSNPAGKKRVYTVVGYICETDTFASDRQINEIKEDDILCFRNAGAYCFTMANNYNSRYKPAEVLIHKGKAHLITKRQTLDDLLANQVEIKL; this is encoded by the coding sequence ATGCAAATTACTGAGGGAAATTATCAGATTTCAGGAGTGAATGCTCTTGACCTTTGTAAGGAGTATGGTACTCCGCTTTATGTTTACGATACCGCCAAAATGGAGGCGCAGTATAAACGGTTGACAAAAGCTTTTAAGGGTACCAAACACAAGATGAACTACGCTTGCAAGGCTCTTAGTAATATCAACGTTTTGCGCTTTTTCAAAGATTTGGGAAGTGGGCTCGATACTGTTTCTATTCAGGAAGTGCAGCTTGGGCTAAAAGCTGGGTTTGCACCCGATGACATCATCTTTACACCAAACGGAGTTTCTTTTGAGGAAATCAAAAAGGCGGTAGATTTTGGTGTTCGAATTAATATCGACAATCTGAGTATTCTTGAGCAATTTGGTAGCTACTATGGTGGAACATATCCTGTGTGTATTCGTTTGAACCCACACATTATGGCTGGTGGAAACATTAAGATTTCCGTTGGACATATCGATTCAAAGTTTGGTATTTCCATTCATCAAACCCGCCACTTGGAGCGTTTGGTAAAAAGCCTGGGTATAAAAGTAGAAGGTGTGCACATGCACACAGGTAGCGACATTTTGGATGTTGATGTTTTCCTCCAAGGAGCGGACTTATTGCTGAATGTAGCTCGCGACTTCCCTGATTTGAAATATATTGACTTTGGTAGTGGCTTTAAGGTGGCTTATAAGCCAAATGATATTTCTACCGATGTGGAAGAGCTTGGTAAAAAGATGACTAAGATTTTCAAGGAATTTTGTGCAGAATATGGCCGCGAGCTTGAAATCGAGTTTGAACCAGGTAAGTTTTTGGTAAGTGAGTCAGGCTACTTTTTCTGTAAAGTAAATGTGATAAAACAAACCACTGCCACTGTTTTTGCAGGAGTAGACACCGGAATGAATCACTTGATTCGTCCTATGTTTTATGATTCGTATCACCACATCGAAAACGTGAGTAATCCTGCTGGTAAAAAGCGTGTTTACACGGTAGTGGGCTACATCTGTGAGACCGACACTTTTGCCAGCGATCGTCAGATCAATGAAATTAAGGAAGATGATATTCTTTGCTTCCGCAATGCCGGTGCTTATTGCTTTACCATGGCGAATAACTACAACAGCCGATACAAGCCGGCTGAAGTTTTGATCCACAAAGGCAAAGCACATCTGATCACCAAAAGACAAACTCTGGATGACCTGTTGGCCAATCAGGTAGAGATTAAGTTGTAA
- a CDS encoding LolA-like protein has translation MKKLGLFLFALAFTSLGLTAQTADEIINEYHQVTGGADNWKKIKGVQMDAKTNQGGMEIPVTIIYMQDGREMVSYNLQGQEIVLTAYDGKSLWSTNFQTMKPEKADEEALINKKKEDDDFPDPLIDYKKKGYEAEYVGKETIEGTECHKVKLTKKPQIVDGQEVDNIEYYFFDNENNVLIAVESEITSGPIKGSIAQILYSDYQEVEGLYFPFSISQGVKGQGAQPLEITTVTVNPDVSERSFSFPEEAPSEE, from the coding sequence ATGAAAAAACTTGGATTATTCCTTTTTGCTTTGGCCTTCACCTCACTCGGGTTAACAGCGCAAACTGCTGATGAAATAATTAATGAATATCACCAAGTAACTGGTGGAGCTGATAATTGGAAAAAAATTAAAGGCGTACAAATGGATGCCAAAACAAATCAAGGGGGGATGGAAATTCCGGTAACGATAATATATATGCAGGATGGCCGTGAAATGGTTTCATACAATTTGCAAGGGCAAGAAATTGTATTAACCGCTTACGATGGCAAATCACTGTGGAGCACAAACTTTCAAACCATGAAGCCCGAAAAAGCAGATGAAGAAGCCCTGATAAACAAAAAAAAAGAAGACGATGATTTCCCTGACCCACTTATTGACTATAAAAAGAAAGGCTACGAAGCTGAGTATGTGGGTAAAGAAACCATAGAAGGAACGGAATGCCACAAAGTGAAACTCACCAAAAAACCACAAATCGTTGATGGACAGGAAGTAGATAATATTGAGTACTACTTTTTTGACAACGAAAACAATGTGCTAATTGCTGTAGAAAGTGAAATCACTAGTGGCCCCATCAAAGGTTCTATCGCCCAGATATTGTATAGTGACTACCAGGAAGTTGAGGGACTTTATTTTCCGTTTAGTATTTCTCAGGGTGTAAAAGGCCAAGGTGCACAACCTCTTGAAATTACTACAGTTACTGTGAATCCAGATGTTTCGGAGCGTTCTTTTAGTTTTCCTGAAGAAGCACCAAGCGAAGAGTAA